The following coding sequences lie in one Phycisphaerae bacterium genomic window:
- a CDS encoding PEP-CTERM sorting domain-containing protein: protein MKHVMSAVALLALMAVPAMGALWSDDFQSYAAGTVLDGVGGWDGWDAGGVNAAVKVDPKPSSAGDQMVEMTAGDDLVQQYSGYTSGKYVFTAMQYIPSTHAGTQTYFIMMNNYNIGGSAPKGWSVQMKFDYGTNLVTDDESSEKPGVPIAYDQWKQIKVAIDLDANTQTTYYGGAYVGTADWYNAGDANHVKSIAALDLWADSGGGGVGYDDIRLLPEPATLCLLALGGLFLRRR from the coding sequence ATGAAGCATGTCATGTCAGCTGTGGCCCTTCTGGCCTTGATGGCCGTCCCCGCCATGGGCGCCCTTTGGTCCGACGATTTCCAGTCGTATGCCGCAGGCACCGTGCTGGACGGTGTAGGCGGCTGGGATGGCTGGGACGCCGGTGGCGTGAATGCTGCCGTGAAGGTGGATCCGAAGCCCAGTTCAGCGGGTGACCAGATGGTCGAGATGACCGCGGGCGACGATCTGGTTCAGCAGTACAGCGGCTACACCAGCGGCAAGTACGTGTTCACCGCGATGCAGTACATTCCGAGCACTCACGCGGGTACCCAGACGTACTTCATCATGATGAACAACTACAACATCGGCGGCTCTGCTCCGAAGGGTTGGAGCGTACAGATGAAGTTCGACTACGGGACGAACCTGGTCACCGACGACGAGAGTTCGGAGAAGCCGGGTGTTCCGATCGCCTACGATCAGTGGAAGCAGATCAAGGTGGCGATCGATCTGGACGCCAACACCCAGACCACCTATTACGGCGGTGCCTATGTTGGAACGGCCGACTGGTACAATGCGGGCGACGCGAATCACGTCAAGTCGATTGCGGCGCTGGACCTGTGGGCTGACAGCGGTGGTGGGGGCGTCGGCTACGATGACATCCGCCTTCTGCCCGAGCCGGCAACCCTGTGCCTGCTTGCGCTCGGCGGCCTCTTCCTGCGTCGTCGCTGA
- a CDS encoding PhnD/SsuA/transferrin family substrate-binding protein: MPVQPRPAGIVASARLRPCLACALPWALAILGGCTGIKTIVDPLNVLGGAKPPIRVGVTTLDLAPPLLMLPKRELFNLAMADYLKEQVHFELLTPRQIRVHLGTGRMAFAMLRPVDYARMTPTDTCEVLAMPLNLDGRPYRQGLIITAPKSAITKLGDARSARVHFMPDGNPLNTALIGAMVEAGIPKERIDKGILGLGLDTHHISSLEVAKSVVLEEKAVGVIDQADYDKWPKTGGSFVLLAPSQDQVRVIGKTPRTPEGYFVVSTKAPSELRNQLEEFLFTVAPKHHKLALASMDITGYSRLSDQQSYEDYHRLIRGIYGSDTPPPSSGETPSTQPAKAGS, encoded by the coding sequence ATGCCAGTCCAACCTCGACCTGCGGGAATCGTTGCGTCGGCCCGTCTTCGCCCCTGCTTGGCCTGTGCCCTCCCATGGGCCCTGGCCATCCTGGGCGGATGCACCGGAATCAAGACCATCGTGGATCCGCTCAATGTCCTCGGCGGAGCCAAGCCCCCGATCCGCGTCGGCGTAACCACGCTCGACTTGGCCCCCCCGCTACTCATGCTGCCGAAACGCGAGCTGTTCAACCTGGCCATGGCCGACTACCTCAAGGAGCAGGTCCATTTCGAACTGCTGACACCACGGCAGATCCGAGTGCATCTAGGCACAGGACGCATGGCGTTCGCCATGCTCCGGCCGGTCGACTACGCCCGGATGACGCCGACCGACACCTGCGAGGTTCTGGCCATGCCGCTGAACCTCGATGGGCGACCTTACCGACAGGGTTTGATCATTACCGCACCCAAGTCGGCGATCACCAAGCTGGGCGACGCCCGATCGGCCCGCGTGCACTTCATGCCCGACGGCAACCCGCTCAACACTGCACTGATCGGAGCCATGGTCGAAGCAGGCATTCCCAAGGAACGGATCGACAAGGGAATTCTCGGCCTCGGGCTGGACACGCACCACATCAGCTCGCTGGAGGTGGCCAAGAGCGTTGTGCTTGAGGAGAAGGCCGTTGGGGTGATCGACCAGGCCGACTACGACAAGTGGCCTAAGACCGGCGGCTCATTCGTACTTCTGGCTCCGTCACAAGACCAGGTGAGGGTGATCGGCAAAACGCCTCGGACACCCGAGGGCTATTTCGTCGTCTCGACGAAAGCTCCCTCGGAACTGAGAAACCAGCTCGAAGAGTTCCTATTCACCGTGGCGCCCAAGCACCACAAGCTCGCTTTGGCTTCCATGGACATCACCGGCTATTCGCGGCTGTCGGATCAACAGTCGTATGAGGATTACCACCGGCTGATCCGCGGAATATACGGCTCGGACACGCCACCCCCGTCCAGCGGCGAGACACCGTCCACTCAACCCGCCAAGGCCGGCTCATGA
- the rplU gene encoding 50S ribosomal protein L21 — protein sequence MYAIIEDGGRQFKVAPGDKMYVDLRDLAEGQSTIEFDRVLALGEGADARIGQPFVQGAKVVARIQGELRGPKIDVVKFRRRKRYRRKTGHRQDYIRVTVSDIVS from the coding sequence GTGTACGCGATCATCGAGGACGGTGGCCGGCAGTTCAAGGTAGCCCCAGGCGACAAGATGTATGTGGACTTGCGCGATCTGGCCGAGGGGCAGAGCACCATCGAGTTCGACCGCGTCCTGGCGCTCGGTGAGGGCGCTGATGCCCGCATCGGGCAGCCATTCGTGCAAGGCGCGAAAGTCGTGGCCAGGATCCAGGGCGAGCTTCGAGGTCCCAAGATTGACGTGGTCAAGTTCCGTCGCCGCAAGCGGTATCGTCGCAAGACCGGACATCGCCAGGATTACATCCGGGTAACGGTCAGCGACATCGTGTCCTGA
- a CDS encoding dockerin type I repeat-containing protein — MLIVSLLLVAATGRVAQANVFASGLAAPLSWDFQQQGPLTIHYRLNEPATEVRIEVFRTSQPTTVIATLVGTTSYGMNSAIWDGRRDTGGPAASADDYQFRIIASHARGHAQWEDITPEVNGETISSTEFVAPQGVAAQANQASPDFGCVFVNNSQPEPSSDSVLQASKQGVYVLTADLAWYGGTAASAYAAGKNDPANHWDSQDDWSPNKIKIGLHDSHTYIGDSGAYQRSDDLYVSSGTQGPTATPVLVVRGPNHGRVPAAISMGAGSEKVLYGIDRDQGGDAYPDFYRWDIGETAVNFTGQPVKIFDAKADANPTGMLLWSLRDFDLGTTGDHDAYFANRTYPPAEVRVFRLSLEGSKMIWSKTGLELQAMFPALGTHPYCCAIAVDENQNRLAVMMDGSATTDSGKVMILRTSDGEFLAGWQASPAGDAATKQGKCLDFDAAGNLLVGSLTDQRLRLWSPPDGPNSYTTTFVGTIEIHNGIVLEPPAIVSAVSRKSHGSAGDFDIPVGLDTSGSECREGGVSHLLVSFDKDIQITGNPLLGSVVVTTEQGTAIVPTGLSAQQSTLDIELPETPSACELTVQFPGISSSEGVTCIAALLIPVLTGDVNQDTRVNVLDLAAIRIDLGQPVTAATFRADLKVDGRVNVQDLTIARSMIGAEK, encoded by the coding sequence ATGTTAATTGTCTCTCTGTTGCTGGTGGCCGCGACCGGACGCGTCGCGCAAGCCAACGTGTTTGCCTCGGGTTTGGCGGCGCCGTTGTCATGGGACTTCCAGCAACAGGGTCCGCTCACGATCCATTACCGGCTGAACGAACCCGCCACGGAAGTGCGGATCGAGGTCTTCCGGACCTCTCAACCGACGACCGTGATCGCCACGCTGGTCGGCACCACATCCTACGGGATGAACTCGGCGATCTGGGATGGACGAAGGGACACAGGAGGCCCGGCGGCCTCGGCGGACGATTACCAGTTCCGGATCATCGCAAGCCATGCCAGGGGCCACGCTCAGTGGGAAGATATCACTCCCGAGGTTAACGGAGAGACAATCAGTTCCACCGAGTTCGTGGCACCCCAGGGCGTTGCCGCCCAAGCCAATCAGGCTAGCCCCGATTTCGGATGCGTGTTTGTCAACAACAGTCAACCAGAACCCTCATCGGACTCCGTTCTGCAGGCCAGCAAACAAGGGGTTTACGTACTCACCGCCGATCTCGCCTGGTACGGGGGGACCGCAGCATCAGCCTACGCCGCCGGCAAGAACGATCCGGCCAACCATTGGGACTCCCAGGACGACTGGAGCCCTAACAAGATCAAGATCGGGCTCCACGACAGCCACACCTACATCGGCGACTCGGGAGCGTACCAGCGAAGCGACGACCTTTACGTCTCTTCAGGCACGCAGGGCCCTACCGCGACACCCGTTCTCGTGGTTCGTGGCCCCAACCATGGACGCGTCCCGGCAGCCATCTCGATGGGCGCCGGCAGCGAGAAGGTCCTGTATGGAATCGACCGGGATCAAGGTGGCGACGCCTACCCGGACTTCTACCGCTGGGACATCGGTGAGACCGCAGTCAACTTCACCGGACAACCCGTGAAGATCTTCGACGCCAAGGCGGACGCCAATCCGACGGGAATGCTCCTGTGGTCGCTGCGCGACTTCGATCTCGGCACGACCGGCGACCATGACGCCTACTTCGCCAACCGCACCTATCCTCCGGCAGAGGTGCGCGTGTTCAGGCTTTCCCTGGAAGGATCGAAAATGATCTGGAGCAAGACCGGCCTTGAGCTCCAGGCCATGTTCCCGGCGCTCGGCACGCATCCCTATTGCTGCGCCATCGCCGTCGACGAGAACCAGAATCGACTTGCGGTGATGATGGACGGCAGCGCGACGACGGATTCCGGAAAGGTCATGATCCTCCGGACATCGGATGGTGAGTTCCTCGCAGGATGGCAGGCCAGCCCGGCGGGAGATGCGGCCACGAAACAAGGCAAGTGCCTGGACTTCGACGCAGCCGGCAACCTGCTCGTGGGGAGCCTGACCGACCAGCGCCTCCGGCTCTGGTCTCCACCGGACGGGCCCAACAGCTACACGACAACCTTCGTCGGCACCATCGAGATCCATAACGGCATCGTGCTTGAACCACCGGCCATCGTCTCCGCCGTCTCGCGCAAGTCACATGGCAGCGCCGGAGACTTCGACATCCCGGTCGGCCTCGACACCTCAGGGTCTGAATGCCGCGAGGGAGGCGTAAGCCATCTCCTCGTCTCATTCGACAAGGACATACAGATCACCGGGAATCCACTCCTCGGCAGCGTCGTGGTCACCACCGAACAAGGAACAGCCATCGTTCCAACAGGCCTCTCAGCCCAGCAGAGCACCCTGGACATCGAACTGCCGGAGACGCCAAGCGCGTGCGAACTAACGGTCCAGTTCCCGGGCATCTCCAGCTCGGAGGGCGTCACCTGCATCGCAGCCCTGCTCATTCCGGTGCTGACCGGCGATGTCAACCAGGATACCAGGGTGAACGTGCTCGACCTGGCCGCTATTCGCATCGACCTGGGACAGCCTGTGACCGCCGCGACGTTTCGGGCGGATCTCAAGGTCGACGGACGGGTCAACGTCCAGGATCTGACTATAGCCCGGTCGATGATCGGCGCTGAGAAATGA